TCGATTGACCTCATCATCTCCGGTTCTAGGGCCCTCCCGGCACCGGGAAGACTACGAGCATCCTTGCCCTCGCGCACGAGCTGTTGGGGCCTAATTATCGTGAGGGCGTCCTCGAGCTGAATGCATCTGACGAGAGGTATCCTTCAAACCTTTCGAGATTTTGTGCGTTTGTGTATGTTTGCTCGATCTGTATTTTCAGGTCCTTTAGTAGCATATATTGCTTATGCGGAAGAGTCTGATGGAATCTTGCAGGGGTATCGATGTAGTGAGGAACAAGATCAAGATGTTCGCCCAGAAGAAAGTGACGCTGCCACCAGGCCGGCACAAGATTATAATTTTGGACGAGGCAGATAGGTAAGTTGATGATTTTGGTTTATCTTTTAGTGCAAAATTTCATCTTTTCCTGCTTGTGAGTGTTATTTTGGTGATTCTGATCTGACATTGGGAAATACGTATAGTATGACATCTGGGGCGCAACAAGCACTGAGAAGGACGATGGAGATATATTCGAACACCACGAGGTTTGCTCTGGCATGCAACACTTCGTCTAAAATAATTGAGCCCATCCAGAGCAGATGTGCTCTTGTTCGCTTCTCAAGGTTATCAGATCAAGAGATTCTTGGCCGCCTTATTGTTGTGGTGGAGGCAGAGAGGGTAGGTAATCTCACTTATTTCATCTTCAGTGCAGAAATGCCTTGGTAGTGTAAATCTTCTGCTGACAATGCCACattattcttgtatgctcttgtgtgATCTTTGAGAATCTTGTTTAACCCTTCTTATAGGGTTGTTTGAAATAAATAGTTTATTTGAGATTTTCTTTAATGGACGTGAGTTTCACCTTGTCGCCTATATAAATTTTATAGCATCTTGTCTGGAGTTTCTGGCAGTTTGTCTGATTTCTGTAGAGATATCTGTTACAATTAATCTTAAGTTtccattttcttaattttttgcaGATGCAAAGTTCATTGTATCATGTAAATGTTTGTGTTATAGATTTATCATTGACCTCAATGATTTCCTTGATTTTCGACTATCCAGGAGATTTTACATTGTCCACCCTGTATCCCATATTTAGTTCTCATTATGTTATTATCTTGCCATTGAGATAATAAGAACTTTATATCTCACTTACCTTAAACTAGCAGACAAATGTGCGGCACTCTCCAACATGATCTAGCTACTTTGTTGTTGTGAATAGTATAATACACTTCTTTGTCAGAATCCTTTACTTCTTCAATTTACTTGCAAGCTGCTATTACCTTTTGGACTACATAAAACACATCTCTGATACACATACGGCCAGCTCTTGTATCTAAGATTAGATATGTGATTTTGTCTTGAGTTTGGGCAACTCATATTTATTCTTTGCTCTTAACTAAAGTTGTAAAGAATAGTTTAAACTACACATAATATGATTTACCCTTTCTTCATGTTATGGGAATATGTGTGATTTTGCTCATTGCCTGGTTCATGCTAAGAATGATAATGAACTTCTGATAGAGTAGGTTCACTGATTGAAGCTGTATAAAAATTTTTGCTGAGCACTTGCATATTTAGTGAAGAAGCATATGCTTTTGAACACAAATTTGTGATGCAGTGTGTGCTGACTGAACTCATGAAGGTAACCTCACTGTACATAAATTTGTTAGTTGGTTTCAAAAGTTTGAGATATCTGGTCCATTTTTCATTTCTGTGGTGGATTGCAGTACTATATTCTTATGAATAAGCTTTCAAATGGCTATCCAGTACTTTTCTTTTCTGAATATTCGAAACAAACCTTTTATAATCCCCAATTTTTTGCTTTTACTTTTTATGTACTTGATACTGTCCTATCCTTGATCCCATAGAGCTACTCGAAGTAGTCTGTTTTACGATGCCTCTTTGTATGTCAGAAATCTGAACTAAGCCTGATTGCCATATGTAGGATTTAGAAAAAAATAGATGAACCCAATTCATAAGAATCCCACCAATGAACCCAATGCATTAGGCTCCCACTAATGTTGGATTTAATGTACACAGTTTTTCCTGTTATTTAGGGAGATTGTTTTCGAGACTCCGTTCCTAATCTCTCACAAACAAGTAACCTTACCGTTGTATGAAGACTCTCCCTCTGATTGGACCTTTCTTTATTTTACTCTTCGCATCCTCAAAATTTCTGAGCCCAGGGAGGTGGCTTAATGTCATTGCCATAATTAATGTTTCATTTTTTTCTCTGAATGTTGCATTATAGAAGCTTATCTCTTCTCTTTCTCCTGTGTAGGATTATACTATATCAAGCAAATGACTACTATTTGAGATCACGAAGTGGTACATGCTTTTTTCCAATATATCACATTGGTTGCATCCTATTCTTTTTAGAAACTGCAAGGTAACAGTGAAGAAATGCAAAGAAGGGAATCTTTTTTTGGAAGAACTATTTTGTGCTTAAGATTCTTTATTAGAAACTTTAGATAATTTACCAAAGGAATAACCTAATAAGTCAAAACTTCTAACTATCAAGCTTATCAACTTCTCCAGAAAGCTTAAACCCAAGCCAAATTGTTCTATTCATTTCTTATTCCACAACGTTCTTATTTGCTAACATTGAACTATTGGGTGTGACAAGGATGCATACTCATCAGGAACTAACACATGGCTATCGTGCACTAGTGAAAGTTATCTGTGCGGCTTCACTTGCTTTGTTCTATATGTAAATTTTGCTTTTTTATTTAACCCTTGTATATTTGTTGAGGTTACCCTGGTTCAACAGTTCCATCGTAATTTGTGATAAACAATTTGTTGTGAGGGGCATGATGGTGTTTTTGATAGAACCCTAATGGATTGTGTACAATTAATTGACTTGCTGTCAAATTTCAATAGGTTCCTTATGTACCAGAAGGCCTTGAGGCCATTATATTTACTGCTGATGGCGATATGAGGCAAGCTTTAAACAATTTGCAAGCTACTTTTAGTGGGTTCCGGTTTGTCAATCAGGAGAATGTGTTCAAGGTTTGATCAAGGATCTTCAAATATTCGTCATTTTCAAAATCCATCGATTGTTCTATGACAATTTATTTGACAATTTGATTGACAGGTTTGCGATCAGCCCCACCCTCTGCATGTAAAGAATATGGTTCGCAATGTGCTTGAAGGAAATTTTGATGATGCCTGTGCTGGCTTGAAACAGCTTTACGATCTGGGTTACTCCCCCACCGACATAATCACCACTCTCTTCCGAGTTATCAAGAACTATGATATGGCTGAATTTTTGAAGCTGGAATTCCTGAAGGtaaagaatattattttcttttggtttGCCCTAACTTTGCACTTGACCATTCTTTGACTTCCTGCTGAGTTCAGGAAACAGGATTTGCTCATATGAGAATCTGTGATGGTGTGGGTTCCTTCCTCCAGCTCTCAGGCCTTTTGGCGAAGCTTGCAACGGCCAGGGAAACTGCGAAAGCTCCATAAACACTTGTTTTTCTTGCCATCCTGTTTCTACTCTCAACTCCTGAAAACTTTATTCTCTATGAAAAATCTAGTCATGAAGAGCTAGACACTTGTAGGTGGCTGACTGAACCTTGTTACTCTGTTGTGTTTAGCAAATGGCTTTGGTCTCAGTGCCAGATTCTAGTAAGAACAATGGCCACATTTATGTTCATTTCCATCTGCTTGTCAAGTTCCGATAGCCATTCTACTTGTCAACAACAAGAGGCAGGAATGCTTATGCACATTTCTCTCTCTATCCAGTTCACTGCTCACTGCCTGTTTACTCACTCCATAATACAGCCAAGAAATGTGTACAACCTTGTTGAGATGCAGTGCACCAAAACAAGGGTTTGGTTTTGACTTTTAATTCATCTCATTTAAAAGGATAATACTGTTAGGATTAAGTAATGTACTGATGTGCACATGAAAAACACCCCACTTTACAGTCATAGAATGAGTAAATCCTTTTGGAGATGCAGTACACAAAAGGAAGGGAAAGAGAGAGATTTGTTGTTGCTGTTTGTCATCGGAAGGAGAAGCTCGATAGCCATGTCTGGTTTTGCGGGATAGCATCTCATCGAAGCATCACTTATTTTCTTGCAtctctcattcaaatttaataatccAACGATATAATCTTGTAAGACATCCCATCAAATCCACTTGAGAATCCAACACCAACCTTGCGATGGACATGAATCTCGTGAGACAACGTTAATAATAAATGGGATCAACCAAACTCCGAAAACATTATTCGACTTTTTCTATCATTGGTGATCAATATCGTAATATTATCTCAAATTTAACGAGCTAATGACGCGGGTTCTGTCATCCCTGTTTGTGATCACTTGCTATTATTACATCTAACCTACTATTTGGTAGGTAAAATTGACACTATCAATCACATCATGATTTCGAAACATGTTTGACATCGATGCATGGATGTAACTCCTTTCCCTGTCCTCCTCTCATTTCTCTATTCTTCTTCATGCCTGCCACGAACAATTCACAAAAGCTTCACCAAGTTCTTGACAAGAAAATTGTTAGGTGGTCATAGTCAACTTACATCATCCAAGACTTCAATCGGTAGGTTCACGAAACCTCTAATGACAGATTTCGCATGGTTTCATCATGGCTTAAAGAAGGGTTCAAGCTTTTGGATTGTAATAGCATTGCATTGACTCCTTAATCCTCACTGATTTCCAAATCATCTtggattttcttcttcttttttttaatgtgaTTGCTGCAAAATGATATATTTAGAGATACAATAAGCAAAAGATGCAAACaaagataaatcaaataatcttCCGTAAATAACTATGTCGAACAACTCGCTTGAATTTGCAACATCGAATAGAGCTCGATGCAGTTAATTATGTGGTTCACACTTCCTCATTTATGTTAGACGTGATAAAAACAGACCATAAGTTAACATCGAGCAACAATACCCCTTCACTTGAAGACACATTCAAAGAGATGCACGCGTAATCCACTATGACATGGGAGTGGGTACATGAGCACCTTCCGGAAGGTGACTTTTTCTTggattaattacatattaatcTTTTTGGATCCTATtagtatcataatttttatactttaaaattttatattaatttttttataatttaaaaataaaaaaataaatctatttTCTCCAACATTGTTAGATGCAGAAACATAACACGTGATACCACATGTTGAATCGACATGAAAATGATggacaaaaaataattttaatatttttttttattttcgatgATTTTATcggtaaaatgataattttaatatctaacatgctagaaatgaaagaaatattaaaattatcattttactcATTACTTTTGTATTGATCATGTACATAATGTCACGTGTTGTATTATCCGTCAATACAACTGACGATGTTAGGGTAAACAAgattatttgtttctttttcacAACTATCAgaatcttaatataaattttttaaacacaTGACCGTAATACTAATAGGGTGTAATTATaagaggtaatatataattatcttaatTTTCTTTGTTCATGAGTGATGAacgaaaaaataaatatatagaaaGATTATAAATGAGCGTAATTATTAATATTAATCTATGGTAAGCGATTATCagattaatattttagatattatttttaaaatttttattttaacctTTGCAAGTAATCAATTACTCAACTAAATAATATGCTAATCATATAACTACTAATAAAATCTTTTATTCTTGGATACTTAATAGCTTAAGTGTGCCatgtaattttatatatatatatatatatatatatatatatatatatatatatatatatatatattggggtAATTCGTAGGGTGTGCTTTAAATAAatttactaataattttttttggtctAATGATTGTTAGGTGGATCAATTGATCGAAGCAAATTTCTAAGAAGGTGATTCACATTGTGATCATAAGTTGAATTTAGACATTTAAATACTTCTGTCATATTTAGATTTAAATCCGGATGAATACGAGACCCGTCGATTGTTATTGGGTTCACCGAAGAAAGATGGAGTCGTGGGAAGGAGGAGAAAGATCACAGTGGTCATCCACGGTTTCACAAAACCAGCCTCATTTCCGTCAAATACCACATCATATCTATCAAAGGCAAAAGAGGTGATGACAACAACGCTTTCAATGCGCATCGATGAGACACCATAGTGTGACTCACGTACGTGTCCTCTATTCCCTTCGAGAAGGCCTCCTCGAGCTCTTGCCCCCTCCCCCATgtttgtcggacttgttgttggcTCACCTTCTCAAAGAGACGGCCAGAAAAAgtccacacagagagagagagagagagagaaagtcggAATAGAAATTAACAATGTGAATAATTCTATATCGCTAAGGATTAAAACAATCATATTGTATATATGTAAAGGTTTGGttcataatctataaatttaaatttagactAAAATGATATCTGGTTATTAATATATTAAACTTGAACAATTAGACacaaatttattatttttgaaatttaaCTTTTGGTATCATAATTAGATGAATAAAATTTGATTAGAATGAGTCAAACTAAAAAAAAATGAGTCACGATGTATTTGATAATCCAACATTAGGTCAAGCTAGAGTTTGACAACTCTAAAATGAGTCGTATCACTCTTCATGGCGttggaaaagatatagttgaaCTTTGAACATTTAAAAGATGAGGAAAACATAATcgatctatatataaatataaaaatattgaaaatattcATGTGTGAAATAAAGAGGGATAGATTAAGAGGATAGTTCTATATGACTGTGGATTAAAAGAATCAAATTATATATGTAAGATTTGACTCTTTTGGTTGAATTAGTGATATGTATGTTACCCTCGGCAGTTTAATTGGAAATCCAACACATTTATCATCTCAATCTCTTTTTTCCAACCCATTGAAAGATGGTAAaccatatataattaattatgttttaatctgaCTTAATAGGATTCTTAATCATTTGGTTTTGTATTTCAATAATTTCTTTGGCATAGTGAATGCCTTCTTTAACTATTCGCTACAGTCAAACATGAAGAAAGGAGTTGTGGCATCAAATGAGACATCAAATCAAAGCCTATAGTGGAGTGGAGACTATTCTTGAATGCCCTTTGCTACTTCATCATCACAACTTATATTTTCCATTGAATGCTTAAATATgtaatagcaagtcaaatttactatataattcattttgattcatttatgagatGATTCTTCACCACGATATTGTGCTCAAATGCTGACGGgacatttaagagtaggaggtgaTGTGTTATCGGTTATTCGTGtatcaattttttattatcaATCGTGTTTATGGTTGTCTATGCTATTTAATTCTCCTAAATTCAAGCTCGATGTTGCAAAACATATATGATGGTATTGTCATAGAGAATAATACATTATGAATGAATTCAACTAAGTTATTATCGAGTGATGTTTCATGATCGGATTCGGTTGTGTCGTAGGTGGAAAatgtttcatgatcaaatttgatTGTGTCGTAACGGAAGAATACTTCAAGATCAAGATgaccacatcatcatcaaaggACGATTTATGGTCTATTCGACTATGTCATTTAtaaatatatgttttatgattGGATTCGATCGCATCATTGTGGATGaatatttcatgatttatttgattgtaTTATTATAAATGAACACTTTATAAATGGATTCGATCACACCATCAAAGAGGAACACTTTAGAAGGGTGCTTTATGGTTGGGATGACAACATCATAGTCGAAGGATGCTTCATGGCCAGGATGATCGTGTCATCTTCAAAGAACCCTTATGATCGATTTAGCTACATCGTCATAGATAGAtatcacctcctacttgaatgctccGTTAGGTAATAAGTAGGACTAGTGACAATTGTGACTAGTGCGATGACACCAATAACAATGCCTAACGATTCAAGTAACTCTTCATGTCCAAGTAATGTCCGATAATCTCATGAAACC
Above is a genomic segment from Musa acuminata AAA Group cultivar baxijiao chromosome BXJ3-4, Cavendish_Baxijiao_AAA, whole genome shotgun sequence containing:
- the LOC135635750 gene encoding replication factor C subunit 2; this encodes MASSSSSSSSNPYDVPWVEKYRPSKVSDIVGNSDAISRLEVIARDGNMPNLILSGPPGTGKTTSILALAHELLGPNYREGVLELNASDERGIDVVRNKIKMFAQKKVTLPPGRHKIIILDEADSMTSGAQQALRRTMEIYSNTTRFALACNTSSKIIEPIQSRCALVRFSRLSDQEILGRLIVVVEAERVPYVPEGLEAIIFTADGDMRQALNNLQATFSGFRFVNQENVFKVCDQPHPLHVKNMVRNVLEGNFDDACAGLKQLYDLGYSPTDIITTLFRVIKNYDMAEFLKLEFLKETGFAHMRICDGVGSFLQLSGLLAKLATARETAKAP